The following proteins come from a genomic window of Micromonospora echinofusca:
- a CDS encoding M56 family metallopeptidase: MTSLVLLVWAVAVAVVAPPALTGRWTTSLPRLTVGLWLGAELSVSVAVLTAGLLVAVPPAAFAAGLEGIVVACTRALTGLGAPNETLAVIGLLATVVLAARIVIGLIVTFTSARRWRRRHLAALLPLGRPGANGWTVVDHTTAAVYCLPGRPGRVVVTSAALDALTAEELAAVLRHERAHLRGRHHLLVALAVAFHRALPGLPMADAAETEIRRLVEHLADDRASERHGRQAVATAIVQLADRAPRHALGAGTGAVERVRRMLAPPARPRTLHRLVAASAIGLLLTGPPAVAIASAGLALHAATCSTNSPPAAGSPAHVAGS, translated from the coding sequence GTGACCAGTCTGGTGCTGCTGGTCTGGGCGGTCGCGGTGGCGGTCGTCGCCCCTCCGGCCCTGACCGGGCGATGGACGACCTCCCTACCGCGGCTCACCGTCGGACTCTGGCTCGGCGCGGAACTCTCCGTCAGCGTCGCCGTCCTCACCGCCGGTCTGCTGGTCGCCGTACCGCCCGCTGCCTTCGCCGCCGGCCTCGAAGGCATCGTCGTCGCGTGCACGCGGGCCCTGACGGGCCTCGGTGCCCCGAACGAGACGCTCGCCGTGATCGGGCTGCTCGCCACCGTGGTCCTCGCCGCCCGGATCGTGATCGGTCTCATCGTCACGTTCACCTCCGCCCGCCGCTGGCGCCGCCGACACCTCGCCGCACTGCTGCCCCTCGGCCGACCGGGTGCCAACGGTTGGACGGTCGTGGACCACACCACGGCCGCGGTCTACTGCCTGCCGGGCCGCCCGGGCCGGGTCGTCGTCACCAGCGCCGCGCTCGACGCACTCACCGCCGAGGAACTGGCAGCGGTACTGCGGCACGAGCGGGCGCACCTCCGAGGCCGACACCACCTCCTCGTCGCCCTCGCCGTCGCGTTCCACCGGGCACTGCCGGGACTGCCGATGGCCGACGCGGCCGAAACGGAGATCAGACGGCTGGTGGAGCACCTGGCCGACGACCGTGCGAGCGAGCGCCACGGACGGCAAGCTGTCGCCACGGCCATCGTCCAACTCGCCGACCGTGCTCCCCGGCACGCTCTGGGCGCGGGGACGGGCGCGGTCGAGCGGGTACGTCGGATGCTTGCCCCGCCGGCCCGACCGCGGACCCTTCACCGCCTCGTCGCCGCCAGCGCGATCGGACTGCTCCTGACCGGACCACCGGCGGTGGCGATCGCCTCCGCCGGCTTGGCCCTCCACGCCGCCACCTGTTCGACCAACTCGCCACCTGCGGCCGGCAGTCCCGCCCACGTGGCAGGCAGTTGA
- a CDS encoding DUF302 domain-containing protein, whose translation MSYAMTIRLPAAFSPTVERVRTALKDQGFGVLTEIDMRSTLREKLGADIGDYVILGACNPPLAHRAVQADPGIGLLLPCNVVVRADGPDSTVVQAMDPQVMVQLSDAPELREVADEAAARLRAALDAVST comes from the coding sequence ATGAGCTACGCGATGACCATCCGCCTGCCCGCCGCGTTCAGCCCGACCGTCGAACGCGTCCGGACGGCGTTGAAGGACCAGGGCTTCGGGGTGCTGACCGAGATCGACATGCGGTCGACGCTGCGCGAGAAACTGGGCGCCGACATCGGGGACTACGTCATCCTCGGCGCCTGCAACCCGCCCCTGGCCCACCGCGCCGTGCAGGCGGACCCGGGCATCGGCCTACTCCTGCCGTGCAACGTCGTGGTCCGCGCCGACGGACCGGACAGCACCGTGGTGCAGGCCATGGACCCGCAGGTGATGGTGCAGCTCAGCGACGCGCCCGAACTGCGAGAAGTGGCCGACGAGGCTGCCGCTCGGCTGCGGGCCGCGCTGGACGCCGTGTCAACCTGA
- a CDS encoding NUDIX hydrolase, whose translation MQLVIGIVRRGDEILLVRESLGANGEMLWSLPGGGVQDGEVFHEALRREMQEETGLVVGDPVATAFVMHIDSERYPSALAIAFEINDWEGETLPEDDEIAEAAFFPLPEALKLIGQLESDNQREPILGYLSGAVPAGTTWIWRNRDDEEVLLARW comes from the coding sequence GTGCAGCTCGTCATCGGCATCGTCCGGCGAGGCGACGAGATCCTGCTGGTGCGGGAGAGCCTCGGCGCGAACGGCGAGATGCTCTGGTCGCTGCCCGGCGGCGGCGTCCAGGACGGCGAGGTCTTCCACGAGGCGCTGCGGCGGGAGATGCAGGAGGAGACCGGCCTGGTGGTCGGCGATCCGGTCGCCACCGCGTTCGTGATGCACATCGACTCCGAGCGTTACCCGTCGGCGCTGGCGATCGCGTTCGAGATCAACGACTGGGAGGGCGAGACCCTGCCGGAGGACGACGAGATCGCCGAGGCAGCCTTCTTCCCGCTGCCGGAGGCTCTCAAGCTGATCGGGCAGCTCGAGAGCGACAACCAGCGGGAGCCGATCCTCGGTTACCTGAGCGGTGCGGTGCCGGCCGGCACCACCTGGATCTGGCGCAACCGGGACGACGAAGAGGTCCTGCTCGCGCGCTGGTGA
- a CDS encoding MBL fold metallo-hydrolase, with protein MAAEVAVIATSSLGDRSYLAYDGQVAIVVDPQRDIDRVLYLAGEKGVRITHVVETHIHNDYVSGGLELARVTGAHYLVAAADEVGFDRMPVSDGDVVPVSDALRLRAIATPGHTYHHLSYALDEATDGGWRPAGVFTGGSLLFGTTGRTDLLGKEHAHELAHHQHASAKRLADLLPDGAQVWPTHGFGSFCSASQADAPDSTIGRERQANPVLTLAADEFVSQTLAGLDAYPAYYAHMGVANFAGPAAVDLTPVTRADAVQLRDRIGAGEWVVDLRHRKAYGASHLAGTVSLGLDGPMSTWLGWLIDWGVPITLLAETPEQVADAQRELVRIGIDRPAAQATGQPEQWVSRPEELRELRMADFPALAAARNGNTPAGLPAPDVVLDVRMTNEWRNGHIEGAVHVPLPDLPQRLADVPAGTVWVHCGSGYRATAAASLLVNAGREAVVIDDKFDQAEAAGVAMADNT; from the coding sequence ATGGCAGCAGAGGTGGCCGTCATCGCGACGTCCTCGCTCGGCGACCGCAGCTACCTGGCATATGACGGGCAGGTGGCGATCGTGGTCGACCCGCAGCGCGACATCGACCGGGTCCTGTATCTCGCCGGGGAGAAGGGGGTGCGGATCACCCATGTGGTGGAGACGCACATCCACAACGACTACGTCTCCGGCGGCCTGGAGCTCGCCCGGGTGACCGGCGCGCACTACCTGGTCGCCGCAGCCGACGAGGTCGGCTTCGACCGCATGCCGGTCTCCGACGGCGACGTGGTGCCCGTCTCGGACGCCCTGCGCCTGCGGGCGATCGCGACCCCGGGTCACACCTACCACCACCTGTCGTACGCCCTCGACGAGGCCACCGACGGCGGCTGGCGGCCGGCGGGCGTCTTCACCGGTGGGTCGCTGCTGTTCGGCACGACCGGCCGCACCGACCTGCTCGGCAAGGAGCACGCCCACGAGTTGGCCCACCACCAGCACGCCTCGGCGAAGCGCCTGGCCGACCTGCTGCCCGACGGCGCCCAGGTGTGGCCGACGCACGGCTTCGGCAGCTTCTGCTCGGCCAGTCAGGCCGACGCGCCCGACTCGACCATTGGACGGGAGAGGCAGGCGAATCCGGTCCTGACGTTGGCGGCGGACGAGTTCGTCAGCCAGACCCTGGCCGGTCTGGACGCCTACCCGGCGTACTACGCCCACATGGGCGTGGCGAACTTCGCCGGCCCAGCGGCCGTGGACCTCACCCCGGTGACCCGGGCCGACGCGGTCCAGCTCCGCGATCGGATCGGCGCCGGGGAGTGGGTGGTGGACCTGCGGCACCGCAAGGCGTACGGCGCTTCGCACCTGGCCGGCACCGTGAGCCTCGGGCTGGACGGGCCGATGTCGACCTGGCTCGGTTGGCTGATCGACTGGGGCGTGCCGATCACGCTGCTGGCGGAGACGCCGGAGCAGGTCGCGGACGCCCAGCGGGAGCTGGTCCGGATCGGCATCGACCGGCCGGCCGCACAGGCCACCGGCCAGCCGGAGCAGTGGGTGAGCAGGCCCGAGGAGCTGCGGGAGCTCCGGATGGCCGACTTCCCGGCGCTGGCGGCGGCACGTAACGGCAACACCCCGGCGGGACTGCCGGCACCGGACGTCGTCCTGGACGTGCGGATGACCAACGAGTGGCGCAACGGCCACATCGAGGGTGCGGTGCACGTGCCGCTGCCCGACCTGCCCCAGCGGCTCGCCGACGTACCGGCCGGCACGGTCTGGGTGCACTGCGGCTCCGGCTACCGGGCCACCGCCGCCGCGTCGCTGCTGGTCAACGCCGGCCGCGAGGCCGTCGTCATCGACGACAAGTTCGACCAGGCCGAGGCGGCTGGCGTCGCCATGGCCGACAACACCTGA
- a CDS encoding BlaI/MecI/CopY family transcriptional regulator, producing MSRPRRKDPGNDRPLGPLESAVMNALWEAPGPLTVRQMVDAMGERGLAYTTVMTVLDNLHRKGWAERDLAGRAYRYRPKASREERVGQLMAEALSSAADQHAALARFVDTMTPEEAAALRELLDQRGTPKP from the coding sequence GTGAGCCGACCCCGAAGGAAGGACCCCGGCAACGACCGCCCACTGGGTCCGCTGGAATCCGCCGTGATGAACGCGTTGTGGGAAGCGCCCGGGCCGCTCACGGTGCGGCAGATGGTGGACGCGATGGGGGAGCGCGGCCTCGCCTACACCACGGTGATGACGGTCCTGGACAACCTGCATCGCAAGGGCTGGGCGGAGCGCGACCTCGCCGGGCGGGCGTACCGCTACCGCCCGAAGGCCAGCCGGGAGGAGCGTGTCGGACAGTTGATGGCCGAGGCGCTCTCCTCGGCCGCCGACCAGCATGCCGCACTGGCCCGGTTCGTCGACACCATGACTCCCGAGGAGGCCGCCGCCCTGCGCGAGCTGCTCGATCAACGCGGAACGCCGAAGCCGTGA
- a CDS encoding DsbA family protein encodes MQRSTKPPPASARRTPPIRRAAGWLGPVVVIAIVAVLAIIARPADKPAEPVTGAATGGSTGGGQAENPFAGLARRAPDDPLALGEPDAPVVILEYADFQCPFCGRHARETGPKLIKDYVDKGLVRIEWRDLPYLGAESDDAAAAGRAAAAQGKFWEFHDAVYARDRRVNSGSLNEDALRDIARSIGLDLARFDTDRASAATHTAVRRDQQEATSMGITGTPAFIVGDTPIVGAQPYEAFKQAIDRQVGAR; translated from the coding sequence ATGCAACGCTCCACGAAGCCGCCGCCCGCAAGCGCCAGGCGTACGCCCCCGATCCGTCGGGCAGCTGGCTGGCTGGGGCCGGTCGTCGTCATCGCGATCGTCGCGGTCCTGGCGATCATCGCCCGGCCGGCCGACAAGCCGGCGGAGCCGGTAACCGGTGCCGCCACCGGCGGATCGACCGGTGGTGGCCAGGCGGAGAACCCCTTTGCCGGTCTGGCCCGGCGGGCACCCGACGACCCCCTCGCACTCGGTGAGCCCGACGCGCCCGTCGTGATCCTGGAGTACGCCGACTTCCAGTGCCCCTTCTGCGGGCGGCACGCCCGCGAGACCGGGCCGAAGCTGATCAAGGACTACGTCGACAAGGGCCTCGTCCGGATCGAATGGCGCGACCTGCCCTACCTCGGTGCCGAGTCCGATGACGCGGCCGCCGCGGGGCGCGCCGCCGCCGCTCAGGGGAAGTTCTGGGAGTTCCACGACGCCGTGTACGCCAGGGACCGCCGGGTGAACAGTGGTTCCCTGAACGAGGACGCGCTACGCGACATCGCCAGGAGCATCGGGCTGGATCTCGCCCGGTTCGACACCGACCGTGCCTCCGCCGCCACCCACACCGCCGTCCGGCGCGACCAGCAGGAGGCGACCTCGATGGGCATCACCGGCACCCCGGCGTTCATCGTGGGAGACACCCCGATTGTCGGAGCCCAGCCGTACGAGGCTTTCAAGCAGGCCATCGACAGGCAGGTGGGGGCCCGATGA
- a CDS encoding metal-sensitive transcriptional regulator encodes MKLRPDMTGEALTRLKRARGQLNAVIEMMETGQDCREALTQLAAVSKAIDRAGYKIIASGMRHCNAARDRGEAPEMTEEELEKLFLALA; translated from the coding sequence GTGAAGCTTCGGCCTGACATGACCGGCGAGGCGCTGACCCGGCTCAAGCGGGCCCGGGGTCAGCTCAATGCGGTCATCGAGATGATGGAGACCGGCCAGGACTGCCGCGAGGCGCTGACCCAACTGGCCGCGGTGTCGAAGGCGATCGACCGCGCCGGCTACAAGATCATCGCCTCGGGGATGCGGCACTGCAATGCCGCTCGCGACCGGGGTGAGGCGCCCGAGATGACGGAAGAGGAGCTGGAGAAGCTCTTCCTCGCTCTGGCCTGA
- a CDS encoding sulfite exporter TauE/SafE family protein: protein MSATLLLTVGLAVLIGISLGLLGGGGSILAVPLLVYVADLPAKEAIATSLLVVGATSAVGVIPHARANRVRWRTGLIFGLAGMAGAYAGGRLAEFIPAAYLLTGFAIMMLATAIAMIRGRRSAEGEPVPHELPAFRVIIDGVVVGLVTGLVGAGGGFLVVPALALLGGLPMPVAVGTSLVVIAMKSFAGLAGYLSSVSINWGLAAAVTAAAIVGSFLGGRLAGKIPADVLRKSFGWFVVVMGVFVLAQQLPAELRSNPLLWTGVGIAVATAVAVTVPFARRKPGVHGESAVREPVESASRR, encoded by the coding sequence ATGAGTGCCACCCTGCTGCTGACGGTCGGGCTGGCCGTGCTGATCGGGATCAGCCTCGGCCTGCTCGGCGGCGGCGGCTCCATCCTCGCCGTACCGCTGCTGGTCTACGTCGCCGACCTGCCCGCGAAGGAGGCCATCGCCACCTCGCTGCTCGTCGTGGGCGCCACCAGCGCGGTCGGCGTCATCCCGCACGCCCGGGCCAACCGGGTGCGCTGGCGTACCGGCCTGATCTTCGGCCTGGCCGGTATGGCGGGGGCGTACGCCGGTGGCCGGCTGGCCGAGTTCATCCCGGCCGCGTACCTGCTCACCGGCTTCGCGATCATGATGCTGGCCACTGCGATCGCGATGATCCGCGGTCGTCGCTCAGCCGAGGGTGAACCGGTGCCTCACGAGCTGCCGGCATTTCGGGTGATCATCGACGGCGTCGTCGTCGGTCTGGTCACCGGCCTTGTCGGCGCCGGCGGTGGTTTCCTGGTGGTGCCCGCCCTGGCCCTGCTCGGCGGTCTGCCGATGCCGGTCGCGGTCGGCACCTCCCTGGTGGTCATCGCGATGAAGTCCTTCGCCGGACTGGCCGGCTACCTGTCGAGCGTCAGCATCAACTGGGGGCTCGCCGCTGCGGTCACCGCCGCCGCCATCGTCGGCAGCTTCCTCGGCGGCCGGCTCGCCGGGAAGATCCCGGCCGACGTGCTGCGCAAGTCGTTCGGCTGGTTCGTGGTGGTGATGGGTGTCTTCGTCCTCGCCCAGCAACTGCCCGCGGAACTGCGCAGCAACCCGCTGCTGTGGACGGGCGTGGGCATTGCCGTTGCGACCGCGGTGGCGGTGACCGTGCCGTTCGCCCGGCGGAAGCCCGGGGTGCACGGCGAGTCGGCCGTCCGGGAGCCGGTCGAGTCCGCGTCCCGTCGCTGA
- a CDS encoding class I SAM-dependent methyltransferase, with translation MDSTAWDERYASAPELVWTAEPNRFVVEEVAGLSPGRAIDLAAGEGRNAVWLAQQGWEVTAVDFSAVAIERGRELARQRDVSVDWQVADVTEYEPPADGFDLVLIAYLHLPAAEIAAVLSHARRAVRASGRVLVVGHDLGNLSGGTGGPQDPGILLTPETVVKELPGLRIRRAETARRPVTVEGRAVDALDTVVVAERS, from the coding sequence ATGGACAGCACTGCCTGGGACGAGCGGTACGCGAGCGCGCCGGAACTCGTGTGGACCGCCGAACCCAACCGCTTCGTCGTGGAGGAGGTCGCCGGTCTGTCCCCCGGCAGGGCGATCGACCTCGCCGCCGGTGAGGGACGTAACGCGGTGTGGCTGGCCCAGCAGGGCTGGGAGGTCACCGCAGTCGACTTCTCCGCGGTAGCCATCGAGCGGGGCCGGGAACTGGCCCGCCAGCGAGACGTCAGCGTCGACTGGCAGGTGGCCGACGTTACCGAGTACGAGCCGCCGGCCGACGGCTTCGACCTGGTGCTGATCGCGTACCTGCACCTGCCTGCCGCCGAGATCGCCGCCGTGCTGTCCCACGCCCGCCGCGCGGTACGTGCGAGCGGGCGGGTCCTCGTGGTCGGCCACGACCTCGGGAACCTCTCCGGCGGCACGGGTGGCCCGCAGGACCCCGGTATCCTGCTCACCCCCGAGACGGTGGTGAAAGAGCTTCCGGGGCTGCGGATCCGCCGGGCCGAGACCGCCCGCCGACCCGTGACGGTGGAGGGCCGAGCGGTGGACGCCCTGGACACGGTCGTGGTCGCCGAACGATCCTGA
- a CDS encoding HAD hydrolase family protein gives MADLAFAAFDLDGTLVDERGVPLPGTIEGLAQLRDHGLTLLLVTGRSTVLFTALGLPERLLELFGPHLLLDNGNVEYDRAAARATYRRALPREVVPALLAAGFSEMVAESDHRYVATSRRASTWFAMAHRLPRSSIDVDPQLGGRTQVGSVLVLDRVPLPEGLLGGAVEAIPFAGTAAKLVRPAGTCKSAALTALLAERAGEADLKRVIAFGDGRNDRCLLATAAVGVAVADSHADAAARATMRLSGPIGDFLAAFHPDALVRRDRPDVVEDCAH, from the coding sequence GTGGCTGACCTCGCCTTCGCCGCGTTCGACCTGGACGGCACGCTGGTCGACGAGCGCGGTGTGCCGTTGCCTGGCACGATCGAAGGCCTCGCCCAGCTGCGTGACCACGGCCTGACGCTCCTGCTGGTGACTGGACGATCGACGGTGTTGTTCACGGCGCTCGGTCTACCCGAGCGCCTACTCGAACTGTTCGGGCCTCACCTGCTGCTCGACAACGGCAACGTCGAGTACGACCGCGCCGCCGCCCGGGCGACGTATCGCCGCGCGCTGCCCCGCGAGGTGGTGCCAGCGCTGCTCGCCGCAGGTTTCAGCGAGATGGTCGCGGAGTCGGATCACCGCTATGTCGCGACCTCCCGGCGCGCGTCCACGTGGTTCGCGATGGCACACCGGCTGCCCCGATCGTCCATCGACGTCGACCCGCAGCTCGGCGGGCGGACGCAGGTCGGCTCGGTGCTGGTGCTGGACCGTGTGCCGCTGCCCGAGGGGCTGTTGGGCGGTGCGGTCGAGGCGATCCCGTTCGCCGGCACCGCGGCGAAGCTGGTGCGTCCTGCGGGGACCTGCAAGAGTGCCGCTCTGACGGCGTTGCTGGCCGAGCGGGCCGGTGAGGCCGACCTGAAGCGGGTCATCGCGTTCGGCGACGGGCGCAACGACCGGTGCCTGCTGGCCACTGCGGCGGTCGGGGTCGCGGTGGCCGACAGCCACGCCGACGCCGCTGCACGCGCGACGATGCGGCTGTCGGGCCCGATCGGAGACTTCCTGGCCGCCTTCCACCCGGACGCGCTCGTCCGGCGTGACCGACCGGACGTCGTGGAGGATTGTGCGCACTGA
- a CDS encoding cytochrome c biogenesis CcdA family protein, with the protein MSDIGYLAALLGGVLALLSPCSAMLLPAFFAYAFQNPRQLLARTGVFYLGLAAVLVPLGAGSSVVAGAFFQHRDTLITVAGWSIIALGAMQLVGKGFAFGPAQRLMGRLTGDSPLSVLALGAVYGLAGFCSGPILGGILTVAATSEQPATGGALLAVYALGMTAPLLLLALVWDRWRIGERRWLRGRQFSVGRLHLHSTSTVSGLLFVALGALFLLFDGTAGLAGGFGLTDVEGAAQEWVTGTLGEVPDELVLLVAGLAAITVLVLRRRRAAATADTAAAPKTPAAGETAAARLPSVTDVVGASLAPEPWVWPARRWIAAVAGAVATAVAIAIPTDLIDTPYFSRDMAVTWWAWPVLLVTAVLSGLLLATYVAPVAATGDKATCGRESRTGVTGATLSLFAVGCPVCNKLVLIALGYSGAMSWFAPAQPVLAAASIALLAWALRRRLAAERACPDPAAPEPLAAEGTVDR; encoded by the coding sequence ATGAGCGACATCGGCTACCTCGCCGCCCTGCTCGGAGGAGTGCTCGCCTTGCTCAGCCCATGCAGCGCCATGCTGCTGCCGGCCTTCTTCGCGTACGCCTTCCAGAACCCGCGGCAGTTGCTCGCCCGCACCGGCGTGTTCTACCTGGGCCTGGCCGCCGTGCTGGTGCCGCTCGGCGCCGGGTCCTCGGTCGTCGCCGGAGCTTTCTTCCAACACCGCGACACGCTGATCACCGTCGCGGGCTGGTCGATCATCGCCCTCGGGGCCATGCAACTGGTCGGCAAGGGGTTCGCCTTCGGGCCGGCCCAGCGGTTGATGGGACGGCTCACCGGAGACTCTCCGCTGTCGGTGCTCGCCCTCGGCGCGGTCTACGGGCTCGCCGGCTTCTGCTCCGGTCCGATCCTGGGCGGCATCCTGACGGTTGCGGCGACCTCCGAGCAGCCCGCGACGGGCGGTGCACTGCTGGCCGTCTACGCCCTGGGCATGACGGCGCCCCTGCTGCTGCTCGCCCTCGTCTGGGACCGGTGGCGCATCGGCGAGCGCCGGTGGCTGCGGGGCCGGCAGTTCTCCGTCGGCCGGCTGCACCTGCACAGCACGTCGACCGTGTCGGGTCTGCTCTTCGTCGCGCTGGGCGCACTCTTCCTGCTCTTCGACGGCACGGCGGGCCTCGCCGGTGGCTTCGGCCTGACAGACGTGGAAGGCGCCGCGCAGGAGTGGGTGACCGGAACACTCGGCGAGGTGCCGGACGAACTGGTCCTTCTCGTCGCGGGGTTGGCGGCGATCACCGTCCTGGTGCTGCGCCGGCGTCGTGCCGCCGCGACTGCGGACACCGCCGCCGCTCCGAAAACCCCCGCCGCCGGGGAAACGGCTGCAGCCCGGCTGCCGTCGGTGACCGACGTGGTCGGGGCGAGCCTCGCACCCGAGCCGTGGGTGTGGCCGGCTCGGCGGTGGATCGCGGCGGTTGCCGGCGCCGTGGCGACCGCGGTGGCGATCGCGATCCCCACCGACCTGATCGACACCCCCTACTTCAGCCGTGACATGGCCGTCACCTGGTGGGCCTGGCCGGTACTGCTGGTGACCGCGGTCCTGTCGGGGCTGCTCCTGGCCACCTACGTCGCGCCCGTCGCCGCAACCGGTGACAAGGCGACCTGCGGCAGAGAGTCGCGGACCGGCGTGACCGGGGCGACCCTGTCCCTGTTCGCCGTCGGCTGCCCCGTCTGCAACAAGCTCGTCCTCATCGCGCTCGGCTACAGCGGGGCGATGAGCTGGTTCGCCCCGGCTCAGCCCGTACTCGCCGCGGCCTCGATCGCCCTGCTCGCCTGGGCACTGCGGCGTCGGCTCGCCGCTGAGCGGGCCTGCCCGGATCCGGCCGCGCCGGAGCCGCTCGCGGCAGAAGGTACGGTCGACCGGTGA
- a CDS encoding rhodanese-like domain-containing protein, with translation MTASETIRPATLDATSLRELIDSGRAPRLLDVRTPAEFETVHIPGAYNVPLDLLKEHREELRNHLDEDVVLICRSGARATQAEQALAEIGLPNLKVLDGGMLAWQATRAPIKQGKQRWDLERQVRLVAGSIVLASVLGSVFVPGLKWVAGFIGAGLTFAAVTNTCAMGMMLGKLPYNRGASCDLDSVVGQLRGTGSRE, from the coding sequence ATGACCGCTTCCGAAACCATCCGCCCGGCCACTCTCGACGCCACCAGCCTGCGTGAGCTGATCGACTCCGGTCGGGCTCCCCGTCTGCTGGACGTGCGTACCCCGGCCGAGTTCGAGACGGTGCACATTCCCGGGGCCTACAACGTCCCGCTGGACCTGCTCAAGGAACACCGCGAGGAGCTGCGCAACCACCTTGACGAGGACGTGGTGTTGATCTGTCGCTCCGGTGCCCGCGCCACTCAGGCCGAGCAGGCCCTCGCCGAGATCGGCCTGCCGAACCTCAAGGTCCTCGACGGAGGAATGCTGGCCTGGCAGGCCACCAGGGCCCCCATCAAGCAGGGGAAGCAGCGCTGGGACCTGGAGCGCCAGGTCCGTCTCGTCGCCGGTTCCATCGTCCTGGCCAGCGTCCTGGGTTCGGTGTTCGTCCCCGGCCTGAAGTGGGTGGCCGGCTTCATCGGCGCCGGCCTCACCTTCGCCGCCGTGACCAACACCTGCGCCATGGGCATGATGCTCGGCAAGCTGCCCTACAACCGCGGCGCCAGCTGCGACCTCGACAGCGTCGTCGGCCAGCTGCGCGGTACGGGGAGCCGGGAATGA
- a CDS encoding NAD(P)/FAD-dependent oxidoreductase, with the protein MASVRHHQVVIVGGGTAGISVAARLRRAGVGDIALVEPSEQHYYQPLWTLVGGGQATAAETVRPEEKLIPKGVTWLRDRATGVDPDNRTVPLAGGGTVAYDHLVMAPGLQLDFDAVPGLAESAGRRGVSSNYRFDLAPLTWDFIRDVRRGTAIFTMPAGPIKCGGAPQKIAYLAADWWRRQGLSERIRIILVLPTATIFSQPEWAKVLTGVAANYGIEVRYDSQLVGVDGEGRRAVILDSAAGTEETLDYELLHAVPPQSAPDWLKGGPLADPASPFGYLAVDQYTLQSTRWPEIFALGDVANLPTSKTGAAIRKQAPVVATNLLAARRGELLPARYDGYTSCPLVTAHNRMLLAEFDYQLTPKPSFPLIDTMKPRYDMWLLKRYGLPAMYWYGMLRGLA; encoded by the coding sequence ATGGCTTCGGTACGGCACCACCAGGTGGTCATCGTCGGTGGCGGAACGGCGGGGATCAGCGTCGCGGCGCGGCTGCGCCGCGCCGGCGTTGGCGACATCGCCCTTGTCGAACCCTCCGAGCAGCACTACTACCAGCCGCTCTGGACTCTCGTCGGCGGCGGCCAGGCCACGGCGGCGGAAACCGTCCGGCCCGAAGAGAAGCTGATCCCGAAGGGGGTGACCTGGCTCCGGGACCGGGCAACCGGCGTCGATCCGGACAATCGCACCGTCCCGCTCGCTGGCGGCGGGACCGTGGCATACGACCATCTCGTCATGGCGCCGGGGCTCCAGCTCGACTTCGACGCGGTACCCGGCCTGGCCGAGTCGGCGGGCCGGCGCGGGGTGTCCAGCAACTACCGATTCGATCTGGCCCCGCTCACCTGGGACTTCATCCGGGATGTCCGGCGCGGCACGGCGATCTTCACCATGCCGGCCGGGCCGATCAAGTGTGGGGGTGCGCCGCAGAAGATCGCCTACCTGGCGGCCGACTGGTGGCGCCGACAGGGGCTGTCGGAGCGGATCCGCATCATTCTGGTGCTGCCCACGGCGACCATCTTCAGCCAGCCGGAATGGGCCAAGGTCCTCACCGGCGTCGCTGCAAACTACGGCATAGAGGTGCGCTACGACTCCCAGCTCGTCGGGGTGGACGGCGAGGGCCGGCGGGCAGTGATCCTGGACAGCGCCGCCGGCACCGAGGAGACGCTCGACTACGAACTGCTGCACGCCGTGCCGCCGCAGAGCGCGCCGGACTGGCTCAAGGGCGGCCCACTGGCCGACCCGGCCAGCCCCTTCGGCTACCTGGCGGTCGACCAGTACACCCTGCAGAGCACCCGCTGGCCAGAGATCTTCGCGCTGGGTGACGTGGCGAACCTGCCCACGTCGAAGACCGGCGCGGCCATCCGCAAGCAGGCGCCGGTCGTGGCAACCAACCTCCTCGCCGCACGCCGAGGCGAGCTGTTGCCGGCGCGCTACGACGGCTACACGTCCTGCCCACTGGTGACGGCACACAACCGCATGCTGCTCGCCGAGTTCGACTACCAGCTCACACCGAAGCCGAGCTTCCCGTTGATCGACACGATGAAGCCGCGCTACGACATGTGGCTGCTCAAGCGGTACGGGCTGCCAGCCATGTACTGGTACGGGATGCTGCGTGGACTGGCCTGA